The DNA window GCTGTGGCATTATAAACCGGCAGGATCATGGCGGGATGAAAGGCCTCACCGAACGGGCGGATCACGATAAGCACGCCGACAAAGCCCATCACAATCGCGCCCCACCGCCAGGGGCCGATCTGTTCTTTCAGGACGGTCAGTGACAGAAAACACACGATGATCGGGCTGGAGAACATGATGGCTGAGATGACCGTCAGTGGCAGAAAGTTCAGCGAATAAAAGTTACACATCGTTGCCGAAATCAGCAGCACGGCGCGAAACATCACCTGACCCAGATAGGGCGTGCTGAGCCTGTCGCGGGACAGCCCGCCCGAGATTGCGATGGCCAGCGAAATCGCAAAGTGTCCGGCATAACGCATAAACGCCAGCTGAAACGCCGGGATGCCCGCGAGCACAAGCCATTTGGCCGACGTATCCACCAGCGCAAAAAAGAACCAGGCGGCGAGCATCATCAGGATGCCCAGCTGCGGTCGGTCCTCAATTGCGCCGGCGGTAATGGCCATTTACTTACCGAATTTTGCCGAGAAGTAATCGATCTGCTCGGCGACCAGTGTATCGCCGCGGCCCTCTTCTACAGCGCCGTTCAGGGCGGCGAGCGCGCATTTAGACATGATGCTGTCGACACCTGCGTCCTTGGCCATTTGTGTGTAATAGCCGACGTCTTTTGCGGCGTTTTTCACTGCAAAAGCAAGCATCTGTGCGTTCCCGTCGACGCCGTAGGCCTTGACGAAATCCATCATGCCCGAGGCCAGTGGCCCGGCGGACATCACATTGTAAAGCTGTTCGCGGTCCACACCTGCGACGTCGGCCATGGCAAAGGCCTCGGACATGGCGTTGGCCGTGGTCATCGCGAAAAAGTTATTGATCAGTTTGATGGTGTGACCGGCCCCGGATGCACCGAGGTGGAAGACGTTTTCGCCCAGGTCATTCAGAACCGGGGTGATGCTGTCAAAGGCGGCCCTGTCGCCTGCACCCATGATATTGAGCTTTCCGTCTTTGGCGTGGCTGGGGGTGCGTCCGAGCGGCCCGTCAAGGTACTGCCCGCCCGCGGCTGCGACTTTTTCCGCCAGCATCTGTGTGGAGCCTGGCAGAGAGGTGCCAAAGTCGATCACTACAGTGCCCGGTTTCAGCCCGGCGATCACGCCGTCCTCCCCCAGCATACGCGATTCCACCTGTTCGGAGGTGCCCATGCAGAGCATCACGATCTCTGACGCCTCTGCGACGGATTTCGCGTTTTCAGCTTCCGTGGCACCGCGCCCGACGGCCTGATCAACATAGGTGCGGTCACGGTTGCCGAGCACTGTGACGTCATAGCGTTTGTCCTGCAGGCGGCCGACCATTGCGCCGCCCATCAGCCCGAGGCCGATGAATCCGATTGCTGGTTTTGTCATTAAAAATTCCTCTCAGATGGTGTCGAAGGCACGTTTTTTCATGCCTTTCTGGATTTCGTAAATGGAGATCGGGACATCCGGCTGTGGCTGTGGAATGCGCACGGGGATGTCTTTGAGCCGCGGGTTCAGCGTGGGTTCACCGCACAGCATCCGGGTGTTGTAATCGGCAATGCCGTCCCATTTCGTCATGGATCCCATGATCGGGAAGGCATCGGCGGCCATCATCTCGTAAAAGAGAATACGCCGCGCGCGGTCAGATGTATTGAGGGCCGAGCCGTGCACGATCCGCCCGTGATGAATGCTGACAGATCCTGCAGGGCCCGTGAGCTGCACCGCATCATCGGGGTTCAGACCGTTCTCCTCAGGCAGCATGGCACCGGCGAAAACGCCGTCCGTGTGGTGATCGAAAACCGGCCCTTTATGGCTGCCGGGATAAACCATCAGCGGTCCGTTTTCCGGCGCCATATCATCGAGGATCACGCCGATGGCGAGAATGTCGTCATTGGTATGAGGATAGAAAGCATAATCCTGATGCCATTCGACCGCTGCCCCGTATCCGGCTGATTTCATGTTAAGTTTTGTGGTGTGCAGGCGCAGATCCGGGCCGATCAGATCACGGGCAGGGGCGAGGATCAGGTCGGAATACATCAGCTTGCGCATTGCCCCGGAGATCGTGTGCGGCAGTTTGATCCGGCGCAGGCGGGGGTTTTGCTGCGTATGGCTGTCTTCGAGATCGAGGCGGTCGTTGGAGGCGGTCATGCCGGCGGCTTCTTTCTCGAACCGGGCAATCTCGGCATAAATTTTTTCCAGCCATTCCGGCGGGATCCGGTTTTCGAGCACAAGATATCCATGCTCGCGGTAATGAGCGATCTGCTGCGGTGTCAGGGTTTCAGCCATAACGTTTTTCTCCCGGGGCGGATGGCGCAAGCTGCGCTTCGATCTCAAGGGCGACCGCGAGTGTCCGGCTGGCATCTGCCACATCGATCAGCGGGGGCGCTCGGTTTTCCATCACGTCGATAAAATGATCCAGCTGCCGGTCGAGCGGTACGGTGGCGTCCCCGGGTCCGCTCAGGTCGCCGGCAATGGCCGGGCGCGACCAGTCGGTGCCCTGCCAGCGGGTCATCGACGGGAAACTCACCGCGCCTTTTGTCCCGGTAATCCACATCATGTCCTGACCCGTTGTGCCGATATGCGGGTTCTCGCCGGTGCCGGCCTCAAACCCCCAGGGGCTGGGCGTGGTGTCGGCAAAGCTGATGGTACCGGTCGCACCGCTCTCAAACGCCAGCGCCACAGCGCCACTTTCGATGCGATCTGTGCCGCGCAGGCTGCGCCCCGGCAGCGCGGCGGTGGCGGCAATTTCCCCCAGCAGGTGCCGCAGAATGTCGATGTCGTGCACGATGTTGATCATGACCGGGCTGCCGCCTGCCGTGCGCCAGTTGCCGGCGAAATACTCGTCAGGTTTGCGCATCGCCCAGATCAGCGCGGCCGTGACGGGCGTGCCGATCCCGCCGCCGGCAATCAGCTGGCGCAGACGGGCAATGCTGCGGTGATAGCGACGGTGATGGCCCACCAGAGACTGCACGCCGGCCTTCGCCACCGCGGCCTGCAGCATTTTCGCACCGGCAAGGTCGCCGGCCACCGGTTTTTCGATCAGCATGTGCCAGCCACGCGACGCGGCATAGCATCCGTGGGTCGCGTGCAGATGCGTGGGCGTGGCGATAATCACCCCGTCCACGTCATCCGGCATCTCCGACATATCCGCAAAACGGGTCACGTCGTCACCGGGCAGGCAGGCGGGGTCAGGATCAACAAGCCCCGCCAGCGCACAGCGCGGATGCGTCCGGACCGCCGCCAGATGGCGCGCGCCGATCAGGCCGCCTCCGACAACGACGATCCGTTTCACATGACTGCTCCGATTTGCCAGGGCACGAATTCGTAATCCCCGAGGCCCTGAGCTTCGGATTTGCTGGCCTCGCCTGAGGCCACGCGCAGAAACAGCTCATAGATCTCGCGGCCCTTTTCCTCGACGCTCACGCCTTCGGTCAGGATGGTGCCGGCATCGACGTCCATATCTTCGGACATGCGTTTTGCCATGGCGGAATTGGTCGCGACCTTGATGGTCGGGCTGGGTTTGGAGCCAAAGGCTGAGCCCCGCCCGGTGGTGAAACACACCAGATTGCAGCCCCCCGCGATCTGCCCCGTGACCGAGGCCGGGTCATAGCCGGGGCTGTCCATAAAGGTGAAACCGCGCGCCGTGACGGGTTCGGCGTATTTGTAAACGCCGGTCAGGGGCGAGGTACCGCCCTTGGCTGCCGCCCCAAGCGATTTTTCCAGGATCGTGGTCAGTCCGCCTTTTTTGTTGCCGGGCGAAGGGTTATTGTCCATCGAGCCCTTGTTGCGCGCGGTGTAGTCTTCCCACCAGCGGATCAGACCAATCAAACGGTCTCCGGTGGCCCGGTCCACGGCGCGCCGGGTCAGCAGATGTTCGGCCCCATAGATCTCGGGCGTTTCGGCAAGGACACCGGTGCCGCCCTGTGCTGTCAGCAGATCACATGCATACCCGAGGGCCGGGTTGGCGGTGATCCCGGACCAGGCATCCGATCCGCCACATTGCAGCGCGACTTTAAGCTCTGACGCCGGGCAGGGCGTACGCGTTGCCTGACTGGCGAGCGGCAGCATGGCTTCGATCTTCGCGATGCCGGCCTCGATGGTGCGCCGCAGACCTGCAACCGACTGGATATTCATCACCTGAAAGGTCGGGCCCTGTTTCAGACCGTAAGCTTCGAGCAGCCAGTCGATCTGGTTCATTTCGCATCCGAGGCCCACCATCAGCACACCGGCATGGTTGGGGTGGCGGGCGTAACCCCACATGACGCGCTGCAACGCCTCGAACCCGTCACCATCGCCGGCCATGCCACAGCCGGTGCCGTGCACGAAGGCCACAACACCATCCACATTCGGATACTCCTCCAGCCGTTCCGGCGTGAAATGCGCGGCGATCTGGCGCGCGGCCGTGGCCGAGCAGTTCACCGAAGTGACGATGGCGATGTAATTGCGCGTGCCGACCGTGCCGTTTTCACGACGGTAGCCCATAAAGGTGTCGCGCCGATCTTCCGGGACGGGCGTAACAGCGCGCAGGTCGGTCGAGAATTCATACTCGGCTTCGGTGTTGCGGAACTCGACGTTCTGAGTGTGAACGTGATCGCCCGCGGCAATGTCTCCGGCGGCGTAGCCGATGATCTGCGCGTATTTGCGCACCGCCTCGCCGGCGGCGATGTCCCGGGTGGCGATCTTGTGGCCGGAGGGGATGAGGGCGCGGGTTGTGGTGTCTTCGACGGTAACGCCGGCTTCAAGCGCGCGGGTTGCTGTCACGACATTGTCGGACTTATCAAGGCGGACGGTGTCCATCAGGTCTCCTTTACGCGCAGAAAGGCGCGTCGCTTTGCCAGCGGTGGATCGGAATATGCGGCTCCTGTGACAGGGTCGCGCGGGCATCTTCCCACATAAACCGCCACCTGCGCCAGTCCGTAAGCATGGTTTCGGGGGCCGCAGCGCTGCGCGCAATAAACTCCGGGAAATGCGCGCGCCCGGTCGGCTGTCCCGTCACGTTGTAGCGAAGATCGAACGACCAGCGGAACCCGTCTGTGCGGTTGACCCGCGAGGCATGCGGCGTCAGCGGATGAAAGAGCACGACCCCACCTGCGGGCACTGGCAGGGGCACGGCGGCAGCCTCATCAATGAAATCATCGGCAATGGCCGTCTGTACCCTCGGGCAGTGCGGCAGCATTCTGTCGGCGGCTTCCGGAATGACCTGCAGACACCCGTTTTCCAGGGTGGCGTCTGTCATAGCGATCCAGACGGTGATCATGTCGGTCTGATCCGCTTCGGCGTGCCCGACCCCGCGATCCTGATGCCAGTCGGTGGCGGTGATATGGGCGCGGATCTCGTCACCCTTCAGCGTGCGTGCAGGGGGTTTGATGCGCACATGCTGGATCGGGTTCGAGGTGATTTCCGGACCGATCAGGCTTTGCACGATATCGAGGATTTCTTCGCAGCGCAGCAGATCAAAAACCGCTGGCCCGAAGTGCATCGGCGTGTCAGGCGTGATCTCCTCGCCCGGCAGGCTGATGTCCATCGGCTGAAACCAGTCGCAGCCGGCGTCATATCCGACCTGCAGCTTATCCCAGAAACTCTCAAGCCGGTCTGGTGGGGTGGTGATCCGCCCCTCTGCATGCCAGCGGGCGCAGAGCTGATCAAGAAGGCCCTCGTATTCGTCCTTTACAGCATCCCGGGTGACCTTCGGAACCACGTCCGGCACAACCAGATACCCGTCGGTTCTGAAGGATTGAATCTGTTCGTGCGTGAGCATCTCGTCCTCCTGATCACGGAAGCAGCAACGTAACAATCGGGGGCCAGATCAGCAGAACAGACAGTGCGCAGAGCTGGATGCCGATAAACGGCAGAAAGCCTTTGAAAATGTCGGTCAGGCTGATGTGTGGCGGTGCGACTGATTTGAGGTAAAAGGCCGCGGGGCCAAAGGGCGGGCTGAGAAAGCTGACCTGCATGTTCATACAGAACACGACGCCAAACCAGATCGCCACGTGACGCGGGTTGAGTTCACCGAAGACGCCGATTTCCTCAATCGGCAGACGCTGCACGATCGGCAGAAAAACCGGGATGATCAGCAGCACAATTCCGACCCAGTCCATGAACGCACCCATAAAGAGCAGGATGACCATCATCGCGAGAATAATACCCATGGTCGGCAGATCGGAACCCACGATGAAATCGGCGACATAAACCGGGCCGCCGGCGATGGTGTAGGCACCGGCGAGGGCCGCAGCACCGATGGTCACCCAGATAATTGTGCCGGTGGATTTCAGCGTGCGCATCAGGCTGTCCCAGACCAGATCAAAGGAGCCCTCGCCACGCAGAATGGCGATAACGAGCACGGCGAGCGCGCCCATGCCGGCGGCTTCGGTGATGCCGGTAATACCGCCATAGATTGACCCCATGACCACGCCGATGACGACGATGGGTGGCACAAGCCCTTTGCCCATGTTCCATCCGGTGGCAGTGGTTTTGCGCCCCAGCACGGCAAACATCATGATAAAGGCCACAATGACCGCACCGCCAAACCATGGCAGATAATCGGCTGTGCCATAGGCGATATCGGCGCCGGTATTGCGGGCATTCTGCCCGGCCAGCTCAAAGAAAAGGGCGCGCAGAAAGAGCACGGTGGAGAACCCAGCGACCAGCACCGACAGGAAAGCCAGAAAGAGCTTCAGCTTTTCAATGCCCACCGGTTCACCTTCGACGGGGTCGGGCAGGGGTGCGTCTTCGGGGCGCATCTGGGTGCGGATGATGATGTAGATTATGATAAAGCTCGCGAGCATGAAGCCCGGCAGGAAGGACGCGGTAAAGAGCGCCTTTATCGAGGTCTCGGTGATCAGACCATAGATGATCAGCACAATTGAGGGCGGGATCATCGTACCAAGGCTGCCAGAGGCACAGATTGTCCCGATGGCAAGGTTCTGGTTGTATCCCAGGCGCAGCATCTGCGGCAGCGCGATCAGGCCGAGCAGAACAACCTCGCCGCCGATGATGCCCGACATCGCCGCCATGATGACCGCCATGATCGAGGTCACGATGGCAATGCCGCCGCGCGTGCGGTTCAGCCAGATGTTCAGCGAGGAATACATATCCTTTGCAATGCCCGACCGTTCCAGCAGGGCCGCCATGAAGATAAAGAGCGGAATGGATATGAGTACGTAATCGGTCAGCAGCCCGTATATCTTCTGCGCCAGAATATTGAGCGGCCCCGAGCCCGGTCTGCCCGTGAGGATGCCGTCGCCAAACGTGAGCGGGTTCATCAGAAGTGTCGGTTCAAACTTCATCACCAGCACGAGAACCGCGAGGATTGCCGAGGCAAATCCGAGTGGCATCCCGATGGCGAGAAGCAGGACAAGGCCCAGCATCAGGACCATCGAAATTGTTCCGATATCCATCAGCTTTTCCCCGGTGTGTTAGATTGTATTGACCCGCGTGTGACGTCGAGATCGCCCGTTCCGTCGGCGCCGACTGCGGCTCTGAGACGGTCCAGTTCGTCCTGATCAATGTCATCGGCGGCGGTGTGGATCACCGGCTCGGCGTTCCAGTCGGAGATGAGGTTGACGATGGCCTGAAAGGCGACCAGCACCATCACAAGCAGAACCATCGGTTTGAGTGTCGCCGGGATCGGCGGGTCAAAGACGGTGCCGAATGTTTCCCAGCGGTAAAATTTGTCGAAAGCCTCACCGTATCCGCCGTACACGAGGAAAAAAGCAAAGGTCACGATGAGCGTGGTCGAGATGATGTCACAGACCCTCTGCAGCCATCGGGGCATCATGTCATAGAGCAGGAAGATGCGGATGTGGCTGCGCTGCTGCATGGCGTAAAGCCCTGCACAAAGAAACACGAAACCCGCCAGCCAGAGCGACAGTTCGTTGGCCCAGAGGGTCGGTGCCTCGAAGACATAGCGCAGGATCACTTCGTAGATCATCACCGAGCAGAGCAGCACGATCAGCATCATGGTCAGACGGCCGATGAAAACAGCGAGCCTGTCGAGCGGCTTCCAGCTTTCAAACTCCATCGGCGCGCGGCGCACGGTTCTGACGCCGATGATACCGAAGACCGGCAGCAGCAGCAGGGCCGCCCAGTCCACCGCATCCGCGTATCCGCCAAAGAGGCCCGTCATGCTGTCCGTCACATCTATGCGTGCAAACAGGGCACTCAGTTTATCGTATTGAGAGGGATCTTTAGGCGGAAACCACGAGAGGGTAAAGGCCGGAAGGTGCCAGGTCAGCCAGCCGGCGCAGAGAATAAAGGCGAGCGGGGCAAGCCACTCGACCAGGCTTCCGGATTTTTCTTCCATGATGTCCCCCCCGGACGCTTTGGCCGATTATTTTTTATGTGTCCCGGCCAGAGACAAAAAGACCCCGCCTTTTGGCAGGCGGGGTCCGTTTTCAGGTCAGCTTACTGCTTGAGGCCAAGCTGCTCGAGGTAGGCAAGGTGGCTTTCCACCAGGGCTTTGGCTTCGGGCGTGTCGGCGAACTCCGGCCATGTGGCCTGAGCCGCAGCACGGAACTTCGCCAGCTCTTCAGGGGCCCACTGCGACAGGGTCACACCCTGCTCGCGCAGCGTTGCGGCGGCTTCGGCGTTCTTTTTCTCGAACGTCAGAGCGGTGCGCAGCGCCAGCGCTTCCATCGCAACCTTCATGATCTTCTGGTGGTGCGCAGGCATCGCGTCGAATACGGCCTTGTTGCACGCCAGGTGATCAGACGGCATGGAGTGAAAGCCGGGGAAGTTGGCATATTTCACGATGTCATAGAGACCCAAGCCCACGTTGTTGGCGAGGCCCGATGCATCCGCACCATCAATGATGCCTGTTTCCAGAGCAGTAAAGATCTCTGTAAAGTCCATCACGATCGGCGAAGCGCCGAGCTTTTCAAAGATCTTTGTTTCCATGCCGGGGGGCGAACGGAATTTCCAGTCTTTGAAGTCTTCGACCTTGGCGATTGGCTTGGAAGAGGCAAAGCTCTCCTGGCCGTAAACCCACCAGCCGATCAGCTCCATGCCGTATTTGTTATAAAGCGGTGCAGCCGCCTCACGGCCACCGCCGTAATAGAGCCAGCTCAGCTGCTGATAGGGCGTGTCGTAGCCACCCATGATGTCGCCCACAAACTGGAACGCTGAGTTCTTGCCGGTCTGGTAGCCACCGCCGGTCATGTCACAGTCAAGAATGCCCGTGGATGCAGCGTCAAATGTCTCAACCGATTTCACAACGGAAGACGAATAGAACATCTCGACGTTGATTTCGCCGTTTGACATGTCCTGGATGTCTTCTACGTATTGAGCGGCCAGCTTGCCGGACACCGTTTCGGGTGCATAGTGTGTCTGAATGCGCAGGTTTGTTGTGTCGGCCGACGCGGTAAATGCGGTCGAAGCAGCGAGTGCTGCCACAGCGGCGACGGACGCCGCCCTTTTTATCATTGTCATGTTGTCCTCCCAGACGTTAAGCGCGCTGTTTTGCCGGGGTTCCGGGCCCCGTTTCTGATTACGCTAACAAAACGTTAGGCTGAGCAGGGTGCCCGCGCAAGAAAATATTTTATTTTCGCATAATTTTGATATTTTGTTTGAATTTCGAAAATTTCGCCGTAACCCTGAAGGCCAGCGGGGGGCTATCATGCGAACGCAGGACGCGGACATTTTCGACGATATGCGACATCGCCTGATCACCGGCGAGTTCGGCTACGGTATCAAACTGCGCGCTGAAAAGCTACGGTCCGATTACAACTGCTCGGCCAGCACCGTGCGTGAAGTACTGTTCCGTCTGTCTACTGTCGGGCTGGTCGATTTTCAGGAGCAGCGCGGATTTCGTTCGCCGGAGCAGTCGGTTGAACGCCAGCACGATCTCACGCACATGCGCATTATGCTGGAAAGCGAGGGGGCGTGCCTTTCGATCCGTCTGGGCGGCGTGGAGTGGGAATCGCGGCTGAGTGCGGCGCATCACAAGCTCTCGCACATCGAGATGCGGGTGCGCTCGTCGGGGGATGTCTCGCCTTTGCTGAGCCTGTGGAGCCGGGCCGAGCAGGAGTTCCATGAAACACTGATTGAGGCCAGCGGGTCAGCTCTTTTGATTCGCACCCACCAGGTAATTTACGAACAGTTTCGCCAGCAGCTGGTCTCGGCCGAGACCAACTATGGCTATTTTCCTGAGAATATCCCCGAGCATCAGGCGATTCTGGACGCGGCCCTGGACCGGAATGAGGATCTCGTGCGCAAACGGGTGCATGATCACCTCTCGCGCAACCTCAGCACGCCGTTACCGGTCCCGCATCAGGCCGTCGCTTTTGGCAAATCCTCTTTGATGTAGACGTCGATGATTTCGTCAAAGCTGCTCTCGGCCTGAAACCCGAGGCCGATAGCGCGTTGCGGGTCGAAATTCCGCGGCCAGCCAGCGACGATTTTCATGATCGCCGGGTCCGGGGCAGAGCGGATCAGATCAACGGTTTTCTGACCCGCCGCCCGGCGCAGAGCTTCGATCTGCTCGGCCACGGTGCAGCTGATCCCGGGCAGGCTGAGCGCGCGGCGCCCTTCGAGCCGGTCCGTGTCCAGTGTTGCCGCGTGGGTTAGAAACCCGGCCGCCGACCGCGGCGAGGCATGCCAGTGGCGCACCGTGTCGGGAACCGGCAGGATGGCCTCAACCCCGTTCAGCGGCTCTCGGATAATGCCTGAGAAAAACGACGAGGCGGCGAGGTTCGGTTTGCCCGGGCGCACACAGATCGTTGGCAGGCGCAGCGACAACCCGTCGATGTACCCTTTGCGGCTGAAATCGGTGACCATCAGCTCGCAGATTGCCTTTTGCGCGCCATAGCTCGTTTGCGGTGCGTTCAGAAATTCATCGCCGATCTTCTCCGGGAAAGGGGCGCCGAAGACCGCGATTGATGAGGTAAACACGAGACGCGGCATCCACTGCCTGCCACTGGCGTCGTGTTCGGCGCGCAGGGCTTCCAGCAGATGCCACATCGACATCATGTTTACCGCCCAGCCTTTCTCGAAATTCGTCTCAGCCTCACCGGAGACGATGGCGGCGAGATGAAAAATCACGTCAAATCGCGCGGCAGCAAGCGCGCCGATGGTCGCCTGGTCCGTGATGTTTCCGGTCTTTTTTGTGACGCCGGTGACACCGTCCGGCGGGAAGGCCATGTCAAAAAGTGTGATGTCGGGCGATGCGTCTTGTCCGAGCCCTTCGGACTGCAGG is part of the Roseobacter ponti genome and encodes:
- a CDS encoding NAD(P)-dependent oxidoreductase, encoding MTKPAIGFIGLGLMGGAMVGRLQDKRYDVTVLGNRDRTYVDQAVGRGATEAENAKSVAEASEIVMLCMGTSEQVESRMLGEDGVIAGLKPGTVVIDFGTSLPGSTQMLAEKVAAAGGQYLDGPLGRTPSHAKDGKLNIMGAGDRAAFDSITPVLNDLGENVFHLGASGAGHTIKLINNFFAMTTANAMSEAFAMADVAGVDREQLYNVMSAGPLASGMMDFVKAYGVDGNAQMLAFAVKNAAKDVGYYTQMAKDAGVDSIMSKCALAALNGAVEEGRGDTLVAEQIDYFSAKFGK
- the denD gene encoding D-erythronate dehydrogenase encodes the protein MTRVLILGGGGMVGQKLAKRLQSEGLGQDASPDITLFDMAFPPDGVTGVTKKTGNITDQATIGALAAARFDVIFHLAAIVSGEAETNFEKGWAVNMMSMWHLLEALRAEHDASGRQWMPRLVFTSSIAVFGAPFPEKIGDEFLNAPQTSYGAQKAICELMVTDFSRKGYIDGLSLRLPTICVRPGKPNLAASSFFSGIIREPLNGVEAILPVPDTVRHWHASPRSAAGFLTHAATLDTDRLEGRRALSLPGISCTVAEQIEALRRAAGQKTVDLIRSAPDPAIMKIVAGWPRNFDPQRAIGLGFQAESSFDEIIDVYIKEDLPKATA
- a CDS encoding phytanoyl-CoA dioxygenase family protein, with the translated sequence MLTHEQIQSFRTDGYLVVPDVVPKVTRDAVKDEYEGLLDQLCARWHAEGRITTPPDRLESFWDKLQVGYDAGCDWFQPMDISLPGEEITPDTPMHFGPAVFDLLRCEEILDIVQSLIGPEITSNPIQHVRIKPPARTLKGDEIRAHITATDWHQDRGVGHAEADQTDMITVWIAMTDATLENGCLQVIPEAADRMLPHCPRVQTAIADDFIDEAAAVPLPVPAGGVVLFHPLTPHASRVNRTDGFRWSFDLRYNVTGQPTGRAHFPEFIARSAAAPETMLTDWRRWRFMWEDARATLSQEPHIPIHRWQSDAPFCA
- a CDS encoding Gfo/Idh/MocA family protein; amino-acid sequence: MKRIVVVGGGLIGARHLAAVRTHPRCALAGLVDPDPACLPGDDVTRFADMSEMPDDVDGVIIATPTHLHATHGCYAASRGWHMLIEKPVAGDLAGAKMLQAAVAKAGVQSLVGHHRRYHRSIARLRQLIAGGGIGTPVTAALIWAMRKPDEYFAGNWRTAGGSPVMINIVHDIDILRHLLGEIAATAALPGRSLRGTDRIESGAVALAFESGATGTISFADTTPSPWGFEAGTGENPHIGTTGQDMMWITGTKGAVSFPSMTRWQGTDWSRPAIAGDLSGPGDATVPLDRQLDHFIDVMENRAPPLIDVADASRTLAVALEIEAQLAPSAPGEKRYG
- a CDS encoding TRAP transporter small permease subunit, which produces MEEKSGSLVEWLAPLAFILCAGWLTWHLPAFTLSWFPPKDPSQYDKLSALFARIDVTDSMTGLFGGYADAVDWAALLLLPVFGIIGVRTVRRAPMEFESWKPLDRLAVFIGRLTMMLIVLLCSVMIYEVILRYVFEAPTLWANELSLWLAGFVFLCAGLYAMQQRSHIRIFLLYDMMPRWLQRVCDIISTTLIVTFAFFLVYGGYGEAFDKFYRWETFGTVFDPPIPATLKPMVLLVMVLVAFQAIVNLISDWNAEPVIHTAADDIDQDELDRLRAAVGADGTGDLDVTRGSIQSNTPGKS
- a CDS encoding phytanoyl-CoA dioxygenase family protein; translation: MAETLTPQQIAHYREHGYLVLENRIPPEWLEKIYAEIARFEKEAAGMTASNDRLDLEDSHTQQNPRLRRIKLPHTISGAMRKLMYSDLILAPARDLIGPDLRLHTTKLNMKSAGYGAAVEWHQDYAFYPHTNDDILAIGVILDDMAPENGPLMVYPGSHKGPVFDHHTDGVFAGAMLPEENGLNPDDAVQLTGPAGSVSIHHGRIVHGSALNTSDRARRILFYEMMAADAFPIMGSMTKWDGIADYNTRMLCGEPTLNPRLKDIPVRIPQPQPDVPISIYEIQKGMKKRAFDTI
- a CDS encoding DMT family transporter yields the protein MAITAGAIEDRPQLGILMMLAAWFFFALVDTSAKWLVLAGIPAFQLAFMRYAGHFAISLAIAISGGLSRDRLSTPYLGQVMFRAVLLISATMCNFYSLNFLPLTVISAIMFSSPIIVCFLSLTVLKEQIGPWRWGAIVMGFVGVLIVIRPFGEAFHPAMILPVYNATALALYSLMTRRLAGLVATETMQFIMGALGTVLLLPLAVWVWVSPENLTGWVLLFAMGAGGWSGHQLLTSAHRFGTANTLMPYTYSFMIYIAVLSWLVFDHPPEVWTIVGALVIVGSGLIIWKREQR
- a CDS encoding TRAP transporter substrate-binding protein, producing MTMIKRAASVAAVAALAASTAFTASADTTNLRIQTHYAPETVSGKLAAQYVEDIQDMSNGEINVEMFYSSSVVKSVETFDAASTGILDCDMTGGGYQTGKNSAFQFVGDIMGGYDTPYQQLSWLYYGGGREAAAPLYNKYGMELIGWWVYGQESFASSKPIAKVEDFKDWKFRSPPGMETKIFEKLGASPIVMDFTEIFTALETGIIDGADASGLANNVGLGLYDIVKYANFPGFHSMPSDHLACNKAVFDAMPAHHQKIMKVAMEALALRTALTFEKKNAEAAATLREQGVTLSQWAPEELAKFRAAAQATWPEFADTPEAKALVESHLAYLEQLGLKQ
- a CDS encoding UxaA family hydrolase, which codes for MDTVRLDKSDNVVTATRALEAGVTVEDTTTRALIPSGHKIATRDIAAGEAVRKYAQIIGYAAGDIAAGDHVHTQNVEFRNTEAEYEFSTDLRAVTPVPEDRRDTFMGYRRENGTVGTRNYIAIVTSVNCSATAARQIAAHFTPERLEEYPNVDGVVAFVHGTGCGMAGDGDGFEALQRVMWGYARHPNHAGVLMVGLGCEMNQIDWLLEAYGLKQGPTFQVMNIQSVAGLRRTIEAGIAKIEAMLPLASQATRTPCPASELKVALQCGGSDAWSGITANPALGYACDLLTAQGGTGVLAETPEIYGAEHLLTRRAVDRATGDRLIGLIRWWEDYTARNKGSMDNNPSPGNKKGGLTTILEKSLGAAAKGGTSPLTGVYKYAEPVTARGFTFMDSPGYDPASVTGQIAGGCNLVCFTTGRGSAFGSKPSPTIKVATNSAMAKRMSEDMDVDAGTILTEGVSVEEKGREIYELFLRVASGEASKSEAQGLGDYEFVPWQIGAVM
- a CDS encoding GntR family transcriptional regulator, whose translation is MRTQDADIFDDMRHRLITGEFGYGIKLRAEKLRSDYNCSASTVREVLFRLSTVGLVDFQEQRGFRSPEQSVERQHDLTHMRIMLESEGACLSIRLGGVEWESRLSAAHHKLSHIEMRVRSSGDVSPLLSLWSRAEQEFHETLIEASGSALLIRTHQVIYEQFRQQLVSAETNYGYFPENIPEHQAILDAALDRNEDLVRKRVHDHLSRNLSTPLPVPHQAVAFGKSSLM
- a CDS encoding TRAP transporter large permease, whose amino-acid sequence is MDIGTISMVLMLGLVLLLAIGMPLGFASAILAVLVLVMKFEPTLLMNPLTFGDGILTGRPGSGPLNILAQKIYGLLTDYVLISIPLFIFMAALLERSGIAKDMYSSLNIWLNRTRGGIAIVTSIMAVIMAAMSGIIGGEVVLLGLIALPQMLRLGYNQNLAIGTICASGSLGTMIPPSIVLIIYGLITETSIKALFTASFLPGFMLASFIIIYIIIRTQMRPEDAPLPDPVEGEPVGIEKLKLFLAFLSVLVAGFSTVLFLRALFFELAGQNARNTGADIAYGTADYLPWFGGAVIVAFIMMFAVLGRKTTATGWNMGKGLVPPIVVIGVVMGSIYGGITGITEAAGMGALAVLVIAILRGEGSFDLVWDSLMRTLKSTGTIIWVTIGAAALAGAYTIAGGPVYVADFIVGSDLPTMGIILAMMVILLFMGAFMDWVGIVLLIIPVFLPIVQRLPIEEIGVFGELNPRHVAIWFGVVFCMNMQVSFLSPPFGPAAFYLKSVAPPHISLTDIFKGFLPFIGIQLCALSVLLIWPPIVTLLLP